One Tachysurus fulvidraco isolate hzauxx_2018 chromosome 2, HZAU_PFXX_2.0, whole genome shotgun sequence DNA segment encodes these proteins:
- the LOC113646653 gene encoding adhesion G protein-coupled receptor G3-like isoform X1, translating to MNLICFMVLLIFGVNTNEPKTCNVGNRTENIFFHSTNVQNVALEISETLQILNCTWNDDQCYVECTFVNLTTNFTKRLVKEYNSITDQIISVFRISEQETICNITKCASDMISKLIYESSNSPDLRHLKRPTKIKKMCSRLFTSNSTIKKDYIRAEKKYIDSLIGVNFDGPSKNYDLEEFNMTVVKMDRMNTTDLGLVHISAPKAGDDLPLDVFLPNESFIYMTVVTYPCNNIFINDPKTMLKSKVIRVETVGHETKHLSERLVINFTVKSEIIITENHRLSCLFYNVDATAGQEWDDMGSFTNLENFNSSNSVICSYDHMTPFAVLLVDMNVAQIDRQQWKTLSTISYIGCSLSSFFSAVTIFLYTFMKSSNKDTSIHIHVSLSAAVFLLNISFLFTEWGATLSQNIACVLIAVIIEYSLLSCFSWMAIEAIHLYFLLIKVFNIHMKHYMIKLSLFGWGLPAVLVGGSLCAYGSTPFYGTTEIKLSDTNEAMKLCWITDIHFLYGMNIGYFSIMFLFNMSILVTVTCQIYKRQCMKVSGSKLPSCKDIYTVLGLTFLLGMTWGLAFLTSGHTNYPVLYLFCISNTLQGLFLFLWFYATTKNRRIKEKSSTVFEPTGAQVKTCESKFTQ from the exons ATGAATCTCATCTGCTTTATGGTTCTGCTGATCTTTGGAGTCAATACTAATGAGCCAAAGACAT gtAATGTAGGTAATAGGACTGagaacatttttttccacagcacCAATGTGCAGAATGTTGCATTGGAAATTTCAGAAACACTTCAGATATTAAACTGCACCTGGAATGATGATCAGTGTTATGTAGAGTGCACCTTTGTCAATCTCACCACAAATTTTACCAAGCGACTGGTTAAAGAATATAATTCAATCACGGATCAAATCATATCTGTCTTCCGAATAA gTGAACAAGAGACCATATGTAATATCACAAAGTGTGCATCAGATATGATAAGTAAATTAATATATGAATCATCCAATTCTCCTGACCTGAGACACTTAAAAAGGccaacaaaaattaaaaaaatgtgttctcGTTTGTTTACTTCAAATAGTACCATCAAAAAAGATTACATAAG GGCAGAGAAAAAGTACATTGATTCTCTCATCGGGGTAAATTTTGATGGACCATCCAAAAATTATGACCTTGAGGAATTTAACATGACTGTAGTTAAGATGGATAGGATGAACACCACAGATCTTGGGCTTGTACACATCTCTGCTCCAAAG GCAGGTGATGATCTTCCTTTGGATGTATTCCTACctaatgaatcatttatttatatgacaGTAGTGACATATCCCTGTAATAATATCTTTATA AATGACCCGAAGACCATGCTGAAGTCCAAAGTTATTCGCGTTGAAACTGTTGGACATGAGACCAAGCACTTGTCTGAACGGCTTGTTATAAATTTTACAGTGaaaagtgaaataataataacc GAGAACCACAGACTGTCGTGCCTTTTCTATAATGTAGATGCTACAGCAG GGCAGGAGTGGGATGACATGGGGTCTTTCACCAACCTGGAGAATTTTAACAGCAGCAACAGTGTAATCTGTTCATATGATCACATGACTCCCTTTGCTGTGCTTCTG GTTGACATGAATGTGGCACAAATAGATCGTCAGCAGTGGAAAACCCTGTCCACTATTAGTTACATAGGTTGCAGTCTTTCATCGTTTTTTTCAGCAGTCACCATCTTCCTTTACACTTTCATGAA GAGTTCCAACAAAGACACTTCTATCCACATCCATGTGTCTCTGAGTGCAGCCGTTTTCCTCCTCAACATCAGCTTCTTGTTCACTGAATGGGGAGCCACATTGTCTCAAAATATCGCATGTGTCTTAATAGCAGTGATAATAGAGTACAGCCTCTTGTCCTGTTTCTCCTGGATGGCCATTGAAGCCATACACTTGTACTTTCTTTTAATCAAAGTGTTCAACATCCACATGAAGCACTACATGATCAAGCTGTCTCTCTTTGGATGGG gaCTTCCTGCTGTGCTTGTTGGAGGAAGTCTGTGTGCTTATGGTAGTACGCCTTTTTATGgcactacagaaataaaattatcAGACACAAATGAAGCAATGAAatt ATGCTGGATTACCGACATCCACTTTCTGTATGGCATGAACATCGGCTATTTCTCCATAATGTTCTTATTCAACATGTCCATTCTGGTGACAGTGACATGTCAGATCTATAAGCGCCAGTGCATGAAAGTCAGCGGCAGCAAGCTTCCATCTTGTAAAGATATATACACTGTCCTGGGCCTGACCTTCCTGTTGGGAATGACATGGGGTTTGGCTTTCTTAACATCAGGACACACAAACTACCCCGTTCTTTACCTCTTCTGTATCAGCAACACGCTGCAAG GGTTGTTTCTCTTCCTGTGGTTCTACGCTACAACGAAGAACAGGCGTATCAAGGAAAAATCCTCAACTGTGTTCGAGCCAACAGGTGCTCAAGTCAAGACCTGTGAAAGCAAGTTCACTCAGTGA
- the LOC113646653 gene encoding adhesion G protein-coupled receptor G3-like isoform X2, giving the protein MISKLIYESSNSPDLRHLKRPTKIKKMCSRLFTSNSTIKKDYIRAEKKYIDSLIGVNFDGPSKNYDLEEFNMTVVKMDRMNTTDLGLVHISAPKAGDDLPLDVFLPNESFIYMTVVTYPCNNIFINDPKTMLKSKVIRVETVGHETKHLSERLVINFTVKSEIIITENHRLSCLFYNVDATAGQEWDDMGSFTNLENFNSSNSVICSYDHMTPFAVLLVDMNVAQIDRQQWKTLSTISYIGCSLSSFFSAVTIFLYTFMKSSNKDTSIHIHVSLSAAVFLLNISFLFTEWGATLSQNIACVLIAVIIEYSLLSCFSWMAIEAIHLYFLLIKVFNIHMKHYMIKLSLFGWGLPAVLVGGSLCAYGSTPFYGTTEIKLSDTNEAMKLCWITDIHFLYGMNIGYFSIMFLFNMSILVTVTCQIYKRQCMKVSGSKLPSCKDIYTVLGLTFLLGMTWGLAFLTSGHTNYPVLYLFCISNTLQGLFLFLWFYATTKNRRIKEKSSTVFEPTGAQVKTCESKFTQ; this is encoded by the exons ATGATAAGTAAATTAATATATGAATCATCCAATTCTCCTGACCTGAGACACTTAAAAAGGccaacaaaaattaaaaaaatgtgttctcGTTTGTTTACTTCAAATAGTACCATCAAAAAAGATTACATAAG GGCAGAGAAAAAGTACATTGATTCTCTCATCGGGGTAAATTTTGATGGACCATCCAAAAATTATGACCTTGAGGAATTTAACATGACTGTAGTTAAGATGGATAGGATGAACACCACAGATCTTGGGCTTGTACACATCTCTGCTCCAAAG GCAGGTGATGATCTTCCTTTGGATGTATTCCTACctaatgaatcatttatttatatgacaGTAGTGACATATCCCTGTAATAATATCTTTATA AATGACCCGAAGACCATGCTGAAGTCCAAAGTTATTCGCGTTGAAACTGTTGGACATGAGACCAAGCACTTGTCTGAACGGCTTGTTATAAATTTTACAGTGaaaagtgaaataataataacc GAGAACCACAGACTGTCGTGCCTTTTCTATAATGTAGATGCTACAGCAG GGCAGGAGTGGGATGACATGGGGTCTTTCACCAACCTGGAGAATTTTAACAGCAGCAACAGTGTAATCTGTTCATATGATCACATGACTCCCTTTGCTGTGCTTCTG GTTGACATGAATGTGGCACAAATAGATCGTCAGCAGTGGAAAACCCTGTCCACTATTAGTTACATAGGTTGCAGTCTTTCATCGTTTTTTTCAGCAGTCACCATCTTCCTTTACACTTTCATGAA GAGTTCCAACAAAGACACTTCTATCCACATCCATGTGTCTCTGAGTGCAGCCGTTTTCCTCCTCAACATCAGCTTCTTGTTCACTGAATGGGGAGCCACATTGTCTCAAAATATCGCATGTGTCTTAATAGCAGTGATAATAGAGTACAGCCTCTTGTCCTGTTTCTCCTGGATGGCCATTGAAGCCATACACTTGTACTTTCTTTTAATCAAAGTGTTCAACATCCACATGAAGCACTACATGATCAAGCTGTCTCTCTTTGGATGGG gaCTTCCTGCTGTGCTTGTTGGAGGAAGTCTGTGTGCTTATGGTAGTACGCCTTTTTATGgcactacagaaataaaattatcAGACACAAATGAAGCAATGAAatt ATGCTGGATTACCGACATCCACTTTCTGTATGGCATGAACATCGGCTATTTCTCCATAATGTTCTTATTCAACATGTCCATTCTGGTGACAGTGACATGTCAGATCTATAAGCGCCAGTGCATGAAAGTCAGCGGCAGCAAGCTTCCATCTTGTAAAGATATATACACTGTCCTGGGCCTGACCTTCCTGTTGGGAATGACATGGGGTTTGGCTTTCTTAACATCAGGACACACAAACTACCCCGTTCTTTACCTCTTCTGTATCAGCAACACGCTGCAAG GGTTGTTTCTCTTCCTGTGGTTCTACGCTACAACGAAGAACAGGCGTATCAAGGAAAAATCCTCAACTGTGTTCGAGCCAACAGGTGCTCAAGTCAAGACCTGTGAAAGCAAGTTCACTCAGTGA
- the LOC113646653 gene encoding adhesion G-protein coupled receptor G1-like isoform X3, whose product MNLICFMVLLIFGVNTNEPKTCNVGNRTENIFFHSTNVQNVALEISETLQILNCTWNDDQCYVECTFVNLTTNFTKRLVKEYNSITDQIISVFRISEQETICNITKCASDMISKLIYESSNSPDLRHLKRPTKIKKMCSRLFTSNSTIKKDYIRAEKKYIDSLIGVNFDGPSKNYDLEEFNMTVVKMDRMNTTDLGLVHISAPKAGDDLPLDVFLPNESFIYMTVVTYPCNNIFINDPKTMLKSKVIRVETVGHETKHLSERLVINFTVKSEIIITENHRLSCLFYNVDATAGQEWDDMGSFTNLENFNSSNSVICSYDHMTPFAVLLVDMNVAQIDRQQWKTLSTISYIGCSLSSFFSAVTIFLYTFMKSSNKDTSIHIHVSLSAAVFLLNISFLFTEWGATLSQNIACVLIAVIIEYSLLSCFSWMAIEAIHLYFLLIKVFNIHMKHYMIKLSLFGWGLPAVLVGGSLCAYGSTPFYGTTEIKLSDTNEAMKFIFFHCYTDAGLPTSTFCMA is encoded by the exons ATGAATCTCATCTGCTTTATGGTTCTGCTGATCTTTGGAGTCAATACTAATGAGCCAAAGACAT gtAATGTAGGTAATAGGACTGagaacatttttttccacagcacCAATGTGCAGAATGTTGCATTGGAAATTTCAGAAACACTTCAGATATTAAACTGCACCTGGAATGATGATCAGTGTTATGTAGAGTGCACCTTTGTCAATCTCACCACAAATTTTACCAAGCGACTGGTTAAAGAATATAATTCAATCACGGATCAAATCATATCTGTCTTCCGAATAA gTGAACAAGAGACCATATGTAATATCACAAAGTGTGCATCAGATATGATAAGTAAATTAATATATGAATCATCCAATTCTCCTGACCTGAGACACTTAAAAAGGccaacaaaaattaaaaaaatgtgttctcGTTTGTTTACTTCAAATAGTACCATCAAAAAAGATTACATAAG GGCAGAGAAAAAGTACATTGATTCTCTCATCGGGGTAAATTTTGATGGACCATCCAAAAATTATGACCTTGAGGAATTTAACATGACTGTAGTTAAGATGGATAGGATGAACACCACAGATCTTGGGCTTGTACACATCTCTGCTCCAAAG GCAGGTGATGATCTTCCTTTGGATGTATTCCTACctaatgaatcatttatttatatgacaGTAGTGACATATCCCTGTAATAATATCTTTATA AATGACCCGAAGACCATGCTGAAGTCCAAAGTTATTCGCGTTGAAACTGTTGGACATGAGACCAAGCACTTGTCTGAACGGCTTGTTATAAATTTTACAGTGaaaagtgaaataataataacc GAGAACCACAGACTGTCGTGCCTTTTCTATAATGTAGATGCTACAGCAG GGCAGGAGTGGGATGACATGGGGTCTTTCACCAACCTGGAGAATTTTAACAGCAGCAACAGTGTAATCTGTTCATATGATCACATGACTCCCTTTGCTGTGCTTCTG GTTGACATGAATGTGGCACAAATAGATCGTCAGCAGTGGAAAACCCTGTCCACTATTAGTTACATAGGTTGCAGTCTTTCATCGTTTTTTTCAGCAGTCACCATCTTCCTTTACACTTTCATGAA GAGTTCCAACAAAGACACTTCTATCCACATCCATGTGTCTCTGAGTGCAGCCGTTTTCCTCCTCAACATCAGCTTCTTGTTCACTGAATGGGGAGCCACATTGTCTCAAAATATCGCATGTGTCTTAATAGCAGTGATAATAGAGTACAGCCTCTTGTCCTGTTTCTCCTGGATGGCCATTGAAGCCATACACTTGTACTTTCTTTTAATCAAAGTGTTCAACATCCACATGAAGCACTACATGATCAAGCTGTCTCTCTTTGGATGGG gaCTTCCTGCTGTGCTTGTTGGAGGAAGTCTGTGTGCTTATGGTAGTACGCCTTTTTATGgcactacagaaataaaattatcAGACACAAATGAAGCAATGAAatt CATCTTCTTCCATTGCTACACAGATGCTGGATTACCGACATCCACTTTCTGTATGGCATGA